One part of the Anaeromyxobacter sp. Fw109-5 genome encodes these proteins:
- a CDS encoding DEAD/DEAH box helicase family protein, producing MKRDLDAQDPRPDGYNVGFNAGEAAGQTVMHLHVHVIPRYRGDMDGPRGGVRHVIPWKGNYRKEAIAPLAVGSEADPFLAHLTPLFARATDVAVVAAFVQDSGLDRLHDLISSAIARGSRVRFVTGDYLAITQAEALSRMLDWEGAHAPGFQARIIECERLPGRTRSFHPKSWQFEGPRVAVAFVGSSNVSESALVSGVEWNLRVDRATDPAAYDRTKNEFEALWARARALTLDWVASYAARARKTALPPPPGESDDEALPAPPEPHEVQQDALAALAASRAEQHRRALVVMATGLGKTLFAALDAEAFLLERGAPIRVLFLAHRRELLAQAAETFRRVLRRRIPELRIGWFAEDRSELDADLVLASVQKLSRAEHLDGLASHRFDYVVVDEVHHADAASYRRILARLNPGFLLGLTATPDRADEGDVLGLFDDHLAFRAGLDVGIVTGRLVPFSYFGLKDVVDYANIPWRNRRFDSEALATAVQTDRRMERLWDAWGEHSGTRSLVFCASIAHVEYVQQWLAARGVRVVAVHSQPGSADREEALRKLAAGELDAVCAVDLFNEGVDVPLVDRVVMLRPTESPVVFLQQLGRGLRVAEGKNELIVIDFVGNHRVFLDHVRTLLSFTDAKVGLAAFLETGAAELPTGCSVDVELEAVELLRKLLPTGGSEVQRVYRELFAARGERPTIGELFRMGYAPGTLRTAHSSWFEFVAGEGHLTADEARTLEAARDWFRELETTAMTKCFKMVTLEVLVEAEALRDGMPLADLARRSHEVLARSPELVRDVEGVKEAEDGGSPEWRAYWRKNPIAAWAGTADRAGRWFRVESERFVSRLPIPAGLDDTFAEMTREIVDYRLAQYRRRGEAEAAGDAFECKVLWNKRDPILKLPSRTARPDVPSGELEVRVQDGRPWRFRLMREFCNVARPVGSDRNELPDLMRRWFGPSAGRPGTAFRVRFYRSPDGWWVEPAGQVIELPRRGNVVAFPTLRAAAGAADGAIASAPEAEEVRLPVNATGADLFAVRAAGDSMDGGSNPIHDGDWLVFRLARGVGLGAMEGRIALLQTGIGGDHAYQVKRVVQEDGRWRLRSDNSAAESFDATAETTPVARLVETVRPESLAPPVGEKLGPAELRKWFGIDGEPRTGRVEGHLFVVAEGTGSLAAPDRVAVRVPDRRPGETAFVLGRVDADSWRYLGVGRWNDAETAWAIPDVHFEAWRALGAGRSASRRLPAGALERAASCVEAALAESRKRDGWLERNGRRMRVLGLAPKGGLRIDGGEGGFAERTVSLTDVAWCLVAKDDVAANGGVLDEARVNRVRYLEGTPKGSTRWIDTGWALMLV from the coding sequence GTGAAGCGCGACCTCGACGCGCAGGACCCTCGTCCCGACGGCTATAACGTCGGCTTCAACGCCGGCGAGGCGGCGGGCCAGACGGTGATGCACCTGCACGTCCACGTCATCCCGCGATACCGCGGTGACATGGACGGTCCCCGCGGCGGCGTGCGGCACGTCATCCCGTGGAAGGGGAACTACCGGAAGGAAGCCATCGCGCCGCTCGCCGTCGGGAGCGAGGCGGACCCGTTTCTTGCGCACCTCACACCGCTGTTCGCGCGAGCAACCGACGTCGCGGTCGTCGCCGCCTTCGTGCAGGACAGCGGTCTTGATCGGCTCCACGACCTCATCTCGTCGGCGATCGCCCGCGGCTCGCGCGTTCGGTTCGTCACCGGCGACTACCTCGCGATCACCCAGGCGGAGGCGTTGAGCCGAATGCTCGACTGGGAAGGCGCGCACGCACCGGGGTTCCAGGCGCGCATCATCGAGTGCGAGCGGCTGCCGGGGCGTACGCGCTCGTTCCATCCGAAATCGTGGCAGTTCGAGGGACCGCGGGTTGCGGTCGCGTTCGTCGGGTCTTCGAACGTCTCCGAGTCCGCACTCGTGAGCGGCGTCGAATGGAACCTGCGCGTCGACCGCGCGACCGACCCCGCCGCGTACGACCGGACGAAGAACGAGTTCGAGGCGCTGTGGGCCAGAGCGCGAGCCCTCACCCTGGACTGGGTCGCCAGCTACGCCGCTCGCGCGCGCAAGACGGCTCTGCCTCCGCCGCCCGGCGAGTCCGACGACGAGGCGTTGCCCGCACCACCCGAGCCGCACGAGGTGCAGCAGGACGCCCTGGCAGCGCTCGCGGCGAGCCGCGCGGAGCAGCACCGGCGCGCGCTGGTCGTGATGGCGACGGGCCTCGGCAAGACGTTGTTCGCTGCGCTCGATGCCGAGGCGTTTCTCCTCGAACGTGGGGCGCCGATCCGCGTCCTCTTTCTCGCGCACCGCCGCGAGCTGCTCGCGCAAGCGGCCGAGACGTTCCGGCGGGTTCTGCGGCGGCGCATCCCGGAACTCCGCATCGGCTGGTTCGCCGAGGACCGTTCGGAGCTCGACGCCGACCTCGTCCTTGCGTCCGTTCAGAAACTGTCGCGCGCCGAACACCTCGACGGACTCGCATCGCACCGCTTCGACTACGTCGTCGTCGACGAGGTCCACCACGCCGACGCGGCGAGCTACCGGCGAATTCTCGCCCGCCTGAACCCTGGATTCCTGCTCGGGCTCACGGCGACGCCGGACCGCGCCGACGAGGGCGATGTCCTCGGGCTCTTCGACGACCACCTCGCGTTCCGTGCCGGTCTCGATGTCGGAATCGTGACCGGGCGGCTCGTGCCCTTCTCGTACTTCGGCCTGAAGGACGTCGTCGATTACGCGAACATCCCCTGGAGAAACCGGCGGTTCGATTCGGAGGCGCTCGCGACGGCGGTCCAGACCGACCGCCGTATGGAGCGGCTCTGGGATGCATGGGGCGAGCACAGCGGGACGCGCTCGCTCGTGTTCTGCGCGTCGATTGCGCACGTCGAGTACGTCCAGCAGTGGCTCGCCGCGCGCGGCGTGCGGGTTGTCGCCGTCCACTCGCAGCCCGGGTCCGCGGATCGCGAGGAGGCGCTGCGCAAGCTCGCCGCCGGCGAGCTCGACGCGGTTTGCGCCGTGGACCTCTTCAACGAGGGCGTCGACGTCCCGTTGGTGGACCGCGTCGTCATGCTGCGGCCGACCGAGTCGCCGGTGGTCTTCCTACAGCAGCTCGGCCGCGGGCTCCGCGTCGCCGAAGGCAAGAACGAGCTCATCGTCATCGACTTCGTCGGGAACCACCGCGTGTTCCTGGACCACGTCCGGACGCTCCTGTCCTTCACGGATGCCAAGGTGGGGCTGGCGGCATTCCTCGAGACGGGCGCTGCCGAACTGCCGACGGGATGTTCGGTGGACGTGGAGCTCGAGGCGGTGGAGCTTCTCAGGAAACTCCTCCCGACCGGCGGCAGCGAGGTGCAGCGCGTCTATCGCGAACTCTTTGCGGCGCGGGGTGAACGGCCGACCATCGGCGAGCTCTTCCGCATGGGTTATGCGCCGGGCACGCTGAGGACGGCGCACAGCAGCTGGTTCGAGTTCGTCGCGGGGGAGGGTCACCTCACCGCTGACGAGGCGCGCACGCTCGAGGCCGCGCGCGACTGGTTCCGCGAGCTCGAGACCACCGCGATGACGAAGTGCTTCAAAATGGTGACACTCGAGGTGCTCGTCGAGGCGGAGGCGCTGCGCGACGGCATGCCGCTCGCCGACCTCGCGCGGCGCAGCCACGAGGTGCTCGCGCGCTCTCCCGAGCTGGTCCGAGATGTGGAAGGCGTCAAAGAGGCCGAGGACGGCGGTTCGCCGGAGTGGCGCGCATACTGGCGCAAGAACCCGATCGCCGCGTGGGCCGGGACCGCCGACCGGGCCGGGCGCTGGTTCCGAGTGGAGAGCGAGCGGTTCGTATCGCGCCTGCCGATTCCCGCAGGCCTCGACGACACGTTTGCGGAGATGACGCGCGAGATCGTCGACTATCGCCTTGCGCAGTACCGCCGCCGCGGGGAGGCCGAGGCCGCCGGCGATGCGTTCGAGTGCAAGGTCCTGTGGAACAAGCGCGATCCGATTCTGAAGCTCCCGTCGCGGACCGCGCGCCCCGACGTGCCCTCAGGAGAGCTCGAAGTTCGCGTGCAGGATGGCCGGCCGTGGCGATTCCGGCTCATGCGCGAGTTCTGCAACGTGGCGCGCCCGGTCGGCTCCGATCGCAACGAGCTGCCCGACCTGATGCGCCGCTGGTTCGGACCTTCGGCGGGCAGACCCGGGACGGCATTCCGCGTCCGGTTCTACAGGTCGCCGGACGGCTGGTGGGTGGAGCCGGCGGGGCAAGTTATCGAGTTGCCGCGCCGAGGCAACGTGGTCGCGTTCCCGACGCTGCGCGCCGCTGCGGGGGCGGCGGACGGCGCGATAGCGAGCGCGCCCGAGGCCGAGGAGGTGCGCCTACCCGTGAACGCGACGGGTGCCGACCTGTTCGCGGTGCGCGCGGCGGGCGACTCGATGGACGGCGGCTCGAACCCAATCCACGACGGCGACTGGCTCGTGTTCCGGCTCGCGCGTGGCGTGGGCCTGGGTGCGATGGAGGGCCGAATCGCGCTGCTCCAGACCGGCATCGGCGGGGACCATGCTTACCAGGTGAAGCGCGTCGTCCAGGAGGATGGCCGCTGGCGGCTGCGGTCCGACAATTCCGCGGCGGAGTCATTCGACGCGACGGCGGAGACAACGCCGGTCGCACGCCTCGTCGAGACCGTGCGGCCGGAGTCGCTTGCGCCGCCCGTCGGCGAGAAGCTCGGACCCGCCGAGCTGCGGAAGTGGTTCGGCATCGACGGCGAGCCACGCACCGGGCGCGTCGAGGGGCACCTGTTCGTCGTTGCGGAGGGCACCGGCTCGCTGGCTGCACCCGACCGCGTCGCCGTCCGGGTCCCGGACCGCAGGCCCGGCGAGACGGCGTTCGTGCTGGGGCGAGTCGACGCGGACTCCTGGCGCTACCTCGGTGTCGGGCGGTGGAACGACGCCGAGACCGCGTGGGCCATTCCGGACGTGCACTTCGAGGCCTGGCGTGCGCTGGGCGCCGGCCGCAGTGCGTCGCGGCGGCTGCCCGCGGGTGCGCTGGAGCGCGCCGCCTCGTGCGTCGAGGCGGCGCTCGCGGAGTCGCGCAAACGGGACGGCTGGCTCGAGCGCAACGGCAGGCGCATGCGCGTCCTCGGCCTCGCGCCAAAGGGCGGTCTGCGCATCGACGGCGGAGAGGGCGGGTTCGCCGAGCGAACGGTGTCGCTCACCGACGTCGCGTGGTGCCTCGTCGCGAAGGACGATGTCGCGGCGAACGGCGGCGTGCTCGACGAGGCTCGCGTGAACCGGGTGCGCTACCTCGAGGGAACGCCGAAGGGATCGACGAGGTGGATCGATACGGGGTGGGCGTTGATGTTGGTGTGA
- a CDS encoding HIT family protein, translating to MTSPFDSALRVAANSLAFAIRDAFPVSPGHTLVITKRPVATWFEATREEQEAILDPRRGREARPRRAGPSSRRL from the coding sequence ATGACCTCCCCGTTCGACTCAGCTCTGCGCGTCGCTGCCAACTCGCTCGCCTTCGCGATCCGCGACGCGTTCCCGGTCTCCCCGGGGCACACACTCGTCATCACGAAGCGCCCTGTTGCGACCTGGTTCGAGGCAACGCGTGAGGAGCAGGAGGCGATTCTCGACCCTCGTCGAGGTCGTGAAGCGCGACCTCGACGCGCAGGACCCTCGTCCCGACGGCTATAA
- a CDS encoding DUF429 domain-containing protein, which yields MRSPPLSFGVDGCKGGWIAANASDLSSTPRFVLFERFSDLAAAVSDTGTLALVDIPIELTDGARACDGAARKLLGLRRACSVFTPP from the coding sequence ATGCGTTCGCCTCCGCTCAGCTTTGGCGTCGACGGCTGCAAGGGCGGGTGGATCGCGGCCAACGCCTCGGACCTCTCGAGCACGCCTCGATTCGTCCTCTTCGAGCGGTTCTCGGACCTTGCCGCCGCCGTGAGCGACACGGGCACCCTCGCGCTCGTCGACATTCCGATCGAACTCACAGACGGAGCCCGCGCCTGCGACGGCGCGGCCCGGAAGCTCCTCGGCCTACGCCGAGCGTGCAGCGTCTTCACACCGCCGTGA
- a CDS encoding TIR domain-containing protein: MDKAREELRRAETARRNVFLSFAYEDINEVNLLRGQAQSERSDIEFNDWSVQEPFDSSRADYIRQKIGERIAQSSVTVVFVSSATHRSRWVDWEIRESLERGKKVVAVHVGKRAPRQLPAAVTENRIAVVPWSKLADALK; this comes from the coding sequence GTGGACAAGGCTCGAGAGGAATTGCGACGAGCAGAGACCGCGCGGCGCAACGTGTTTTTGAGCTTTGCGTACGAAGACATCAATGAGGTGAACTTGCTGCGGGGGCAAGCGCAGAGCGAGCGATCGGATATAGAGTTTAACGATTGGTCTGTCCAGGAGCCGTTTGATAGTTCGCGTGCAGATTATATTCGCCAAAAGATCGGTGAGCGGATCGCGCAGTCCTCTGTGACTGTTGTCTTCGTCTCCTCAGCAACGCATCGCAGTAGGTGGGTCGACTGGGAAATTCGGGAAAGTCTCGAGCGTGGCAAGAAGGTTGTGGCCGTGCATGTTGGAAAGCGGGCCCCTAGGCAGTTGCCGGCCGCGGTGACGGAGAATCGTATTGCCGTGGTGCCGTGGTCGAAGCTTGCTGATGCTCTCAAGTAG
- a CDS encoding 7-cyano-7-deazaguanine synthase: MAHRVPRLGRVDCDDRGPFREHVVSVVPLVSGGLDSAVMSILIREEGLEQHPLFIDYGQRSRSAELTACRRVFRAHQLPRPAVAKLPGYGRLIPSGLTDKSMRLFDDAFLPGRNLLFLLTAAAYAYKRSARAVAIGLLDERYALFPDQTRSFVQEAEHLISNCMGVPFVVLAPMMHFSKVDVLRLAQEYNVVGAHSCHAGTATPCGACVACRQYPREG; this comes from the coding sequence GTGGCCCATCGGGTACCTAGATTGGGCCGTGTGGATTGTGATGACCGCGGCCCGTTCCGAGAGCATGTCGTGAGCGTGGTTCCGTTGGTGTCCGGTGGGCTGGACTCCGCAGTGATGTCGATTCTTATTCGGGAAGAGGGGCTTGAGCAGCACCCCCTGTTCATCGATTACGGGCAACGCAGTCGATCCGCTGAGTTAACAGCGTGCCGTCGTGTGTTTAGGGCTCATCAGCTTCCTCGGCCCGCGGTTGCCAAACTCCCTGGGTACGGCCGACTGATTCCATCGGGGCTCACGGACAAGAGTATGCGCCTGTTCGACGATGCGTTTTTGCCCGGGCGCAACCTGCTGTTTCTTCTTACTGCGGCAGCATATGCTTACAAGCGAAGTGCCCGTGCCGTCGCGATCGGACTTCTCGATGAGCGCTACGCCTTGTTCCCTGACCAGACACGATCCTTCGTGCAAGAGGCCGAGCACCTGATCAGTAACTGCATGGGGGTGCCGTTCGTTGTTCTCGCGCCCATGATGCACTTCTCTAAGGTGGACGTACTTCGCCTCGCGCAAGAGTACAATGTCGTGGGCGCTCACTCCTGTCATGCCGGTACGGCTACGCCATGCGGCGCATGCGTGGCGTGCCGCCAGTATCCGAGAGAGGGGTAG
- a CDS encoding toll/interleukin-1 receptor domain-containing protein, whose translation MVDVAILYSREDRDTVELLDRALSARGWSVWWDDRIDQGDFPAEIERTLSSAKAVVPVWSKHSRDKVWVLDEARYASEANVPLFPVRVDGCTLPIGFGRLHTQDLRGWHGEDGHIGLRRLVRALEAKVRPQNKPHPAEVTQLTVGKKLIRLPCFLRSVSSFETLLRPDASLKALALLRTPSVLISAYDLAHDRTASAMVRETRNLLRGGSLVVLDSGNYEASRRRDQKWGAASYSAIASTAPCDLALSFDNLKPPETQQALIDDVVRRVERDRRSTQIPLVCPIVHAPRDGEGGFASDLLPEVFAKIAQKLSPPLIAIPERELGNGIIERARAVASIRRRLSELSRYQPIHLLGTGNPISMAVLSAAGADVFDGLEWCRTVADHQSASLHHPQHYDFVDFQTGLLTPDPKLASIIRAAVATPDVTYPAKVVFHNLEFCSVWEQELQQRRRDGSLTRFLAARLPKSVDKIAAALPEVFK comes from the coding sequence ATGGTCGACGTCGCCATACTCTATTCCCGAGAAGACCGCGACACAGTTGAGCTCCTGGACAGAGCTCTTAGTGCCCGCGGCTGGTCGGTATGGTGGGACGACCGTATCGATCAGGGAGACTTCCCGGCTGAGATCGAGCGCACGTTGTCCTCGGCGAAAGCCGTGGTCCCCGTGTGGTCGAAGCACTCAAGGGACAAGGTCTGGGTGCTGGACGAGGCCCGTTACGCGAGCGAAGCCAATGTGCCGCTATTCCCGGTGCGCGTGGATGGGTGCACGCTGCCCATTGGGTTCGGCCGGTTGCATACCCAAGATCTCCGCGGGTGGCACGGAGAGGACGGACACATAGGCCTGCGACGGCTCGTGCGCGCATTGGAGGCAAAGGTGCGCCCGCAAAACAAGCCCCACCCGGCTGAAGTTACGCAGCTAACCGTTGGTAAGAAGTTAATTCGATTGCCGTGTTTTCTCAGATCGGTATCGTCTTTCGAGACGCTTCTTCGCCCGGATGCCTCGCTGAAGGCCCTTGCTCTACTGCGGACGCCGTCGGTTCTCATATCCGCTTATGATCTTGCGCATGACAGGACGGCCAGCGCGATGGTCCGTGAGACGCGCAACTTGCTTCGGGGGGGCAGTCTTGTCGTGCTTGACTCCGGCAATTACGAGGCGTCTCGGCGACGCGATCAGAAGTGGGGAGCGGCCTCCTATTCAGCGATTGCCTCTACTGCTCCATGCGACTTGGCGCTGTCATTTGACAACTTGAAGCCTCCTGAGACACAGCAGGCGTTGATCGACGACGTGGTGCGCAGGGTTGAGCGCGATCGCAGGTCTACGCAGATCCCGCTCGTCTGCCCAATCGTTCATGCGCCACGTGATGGCGAAGGCGGGTTCGCTTCGGACCTGCTTCCAGAGGTGTTCGCAAAGATCGCCCAGAAACTGTCCCCGCCTCTGATTGCCATTCCCGAGCGCGAGTTGGGGAACGGAATCATCGAGCGTGCGCGCGCTGTTGCGAGCATCCGCCGGCGTCTGTCGGAGTTGTCTCGCTACCAACCAATTCATCTTCTTGGGACCGGGAATCCCATCTCGATGGCGGTGCTCTCGGCCGCAGGCGCAGACGTGTTCGATGGCTTGGAGTGGTGCCGTACGGTCGCAGACCATCAATCGGCCTCGCTTCACCACCCACAGCACTATGACTTTGTTGATTTCCAAACTGGGCTGCTGACGCCGGACCCGAAGTTGGCAAGCATAATACGGGCAGCTGTCGCGACGCCGGACGTTACGTATCCGGCCAAGGTGGTATTCCACAATCTCGAATTTTGCTCCGTGTGGGAGCAAGAATTGCAACAGCGCAGGAGGGATGGCAGTCTTACTAGGTTCCTCGCCGCGCGCCTGCCGAAGAGCGTCGATAAAATTGCTGCGGCGCTACCGGAGGTGTTCAAGTGA
- a CDS encoding TIR domain-containing protein — MEDVQQALKRACALVRSGATVGTGYLVASDLVATCEHVVPGAREGDAVTLTFGYPLPEVARTARVARTDPAEDCAVLRLDEPMTDRVPLQLSAAPLPPRSAWFTFGYPAVTKADGTHFAGVVDDAKGVKSGRYVIVLTSEKIAAGMSTPIHGLSGSPVVIGQAVAGHIASVRPDPDFPQRAAFGEVFACPAAGVIRLLDAIGRPVPLAAAAVPPPHATPPALGHRAYHAFVSYRSTDRGFALDLVERLEARGFSIYIDQREVLPGDELAVSLQNAIAASAAAIILVSRKWVESPWCQQEMTVLLHRAVDSRTPVIPVRLDDVELPPMLASKVWLDCAGASIAPAEQLERIVAAIGENPVRAAVPRPPVAPSGPTTPWSRIEASARDPEESTLTAAQALISIGEPRAAVEMLKGAGQGTRARQLRALALSKSGWNEAAITELEPLVSSGQLDAETGGILGGRYKDLWIERGDAKYLHKAYRIYRTAYERSGDTYPGINVLAMGLYLRKHAPHLLGAKDGAQLAAVATAVRAKTEPITEETDDHWQLATRAEVLLLGGDLDGARRFYALAASANPLATQDIARMRNQARRNLRYLGLPEDGVDASLQVPCVAAFTGHMTDLPGRPTPRLPEAKVGALRARIRALLDQHRIGFGFSSAARGSDILFAEEVLARGGRVRLFLPFAPTLFRITSVETPADPRWIARFDDLLTRAASTDPRVNVSVLANMPPPEAEHPRAYAACNLAVQNAAVEKAQLLDSKPSLIAVWDGNPDGGAGGAADAIRDWCDRGAGDVEIIDTATL; from the coding sequence ATGGAAGATGTTCAGCAGGCGTTGAAGCGCGCATGCGCGCTGGTGAGGTCGGGAGCAACCGTCGGGACGGGATACCTCGTCGCGTCCGACCTCGTCGCCACGTGCGAGCACGTCGTGCCGGGAGCGCGCGAGGGCGACGCGGTCACGCTCACCTTCGGGTACCCCCTGCCAGAGGTTGCGCGCACGGCGCGCGTGGCGCGCACGGATCCAGCAGAGGACTGTGCCGTCCTACGCCTGGACGAGCCGATGACGGACCGCGTCCCGCTGCAACTGTCGGCCGCCCCCCTCCCGCCTCGGAGCGCATGGTTCACGTTTGGATACCCGGCGGTGACCAAGGCGGACGGCACGCACTTCGCCGGCGTCGTCGATGACGCAAAGGGCGTCAAGTCGGGACGGTACGTGATCGTGCTCACGTCCGAGAAGATCGCGGCCGGGATGTCGACCCCCATCCACGGCCTCTCGGGTAGCCCGGTCGTGATCGGCCAAGCCGTAGCGGGACACATCGCCTCGGTGCGACCCGACCCGGACTTCCCGCAACGTGCCGCCTTTGGCGAGGTGTTCGCCTGTCCGGCCGCGGGCGTAATCCGCCTGCTCGATGCGATCGGCCGGCCCGTACCGCTCGCGGCCGCCGCCGTCCCCCCGCCGCACGCTACGCCACCCGCCTTGGGGCATCGGGCCTATCACGCCTTCGTCAGCTACCGGTCGACGGACCGGGGCTTCGCGCTGGACCTCGTTGAGCGCCTTGAGGCGCGCGGATTCAGCATCTACATCGACCAGCGCGAGGTGCTACCCGGGGACGAGCTCGCGGTGTCGCTGCAGAACGCCATCGCCGCGAGCGCGGCGGCAATCATCCTCGTCAGTCGCAAATGGGTCGAGTCGCCCTGGTGCCAGCAGGAGATGACCGTCCTCCTGCACCGAGCAGTCGATAGCCGCACCCCCGTCATCCCTGTTCGCCTGGACGATGTCGAGTTGCCGCCAATGCTCGCCTCGAAGGTGTGGCTCGACTGCGCCGGAGCTTCGATCGCTCCGGCCGAACAACTCGAGAGGATCGTCGCTGCGATCGGCGAAAACCCCGTCCGAGCGGCTGTGCCGAGGCCGCCGGTGGCCCCGAGCGGACCCACCACGCCCTGGAGCCGAATCGAGGCGAGCGCGCGCGATCCGGAGGAGAGCACGCTGACCGCGGCGCAGGCGCTCATCTCGATCGGCGAGCCGCGAGCAGCGGTTGAGATGCTGAAAGGGGCGGGACAAGGAACCCGTGCGCGCCAGCTACGTGCGCTCGCCCTGTCGAAGTCCGGGTGGAACGAGGCGGCGATCACCGAGCTCGAACCGCTGGTCTCAAGTGGCCAGCTCGACGCCGAGACCGGGGGCATTCTCGGCGGCCGCTACAAAGACCTGTGGATCGAACGTGGCGACGCCAAGTACTTGCATAAGGCCTACCGTATCTACCGAACCGCATACGAGCGCAGCGGCGACACGTACCCCGGAATCAACGTCCTCGCGATGGGGCTGTACCTCCGCAAACACGCGCCTCACCTCCTCGGAGCGAAGGACGGCGCGCAGCTCGCGGCAGTCGCTACCGCGGTGCGCGCGAAGACTGAGCCGATCACGGAGGAGACGGATGACCACTGGCAGCTCGCCACGAGGGCCGAGGTTCTGCTCCTTGGCGGTGACCTCGACGGCGCCCGGCGCTTCTACGCGCTCGCCGCCAGTGCCAACCCGCTAGCCACGCAAGACATCGCGAGGATGCGAAACCAGGCGCGCCGGAACCTCCGATACCTCGGGCTGCCGGAGGACGGGGTCGACGCGTCGCTCCAGGTCCCGTGCGTCGCCGCGTTCACTGGACACATGACTGACCTCCCAGGCCGGCCGACGCCGCGTCTTCCGGAGGCCAAGGTCGGCGCTCTGCGCGCGCGGATCCGCGCGTTGCTCGACCAGCATCGCATCGGTTTCGGCTTCAGCAGCGCGGCGCGCGGCTCCGACATCCTGTTCGCGGAGGAGGTCCTGGCGCGCGGTGGCCGGGTCCGGCTGTTCCTGCCGTTCGCCCCCACTCTCTTCCGGATAACCTCGGTCGAGACCCCCGCGGACCCTCGTTGGATCGCTCGGTTCGACGACCTCCTCACCCGCGCGGCGAGCACGGATCCGCGCGTCAACGTCTCCGTGCTCGCAAACATGCCTCCGCCCGAGGCGGAGCACCCCCGCGCCTATGCCGCGTGCAACCTCGCTGTGCAGAACGCCGCGGTCGAGAAGGCGCAGCTACTCGACTCGAAACCGAGCCTAATCGCCGTCTGGGACGGCAACCCGGACGGCGGCGCTGGCGGAGCCGCCGATGCGATCCGCGATTGGTGCGATCGAGGAGCGGGCGACGTCGAGATCATCGACACGGCGACGCTGTGA
- a CDS encoding metallophosphoesterase gives MTTSVFVISDLHFGGAEGFRMCSSDAVKRLSALVDWIAQQRTPGRDVHLVLNGDTVDFLAEKDADGKWSAFTASEDDAVRKLEQILGATREFWVALARFVASKGALTLALGNHDIELSLPRVRARLLSEVAPEGGRIAFLHDNEAFRLGKLLVEHGNRYDGWNVVDHDALRRVRSALSRAQPPQAFPAQPGSEMVARVMNPIKATYAFVDLLKPETSAVAPILAVLNPGLWKMTARFVRDAAAAANRSVHLRAAGPAADSGYVAAQVAAAPGPALPPSEDEGMRLADELSTEAAAASDGNIGFMRDVKIELLLRAFRNWREKDRISFAIDDESTQYLDAANALASRGFEVVVFGHTHLAKRIALPNGATYLNSGTWADVMRIPDIVYEGDAAAGQRALRTWLDELEHNRIDRYRRMVPTFVRVDLEPDGRIAANDVLFFDGPANVEPITTAGVIERLGVKNFS, from the coding sequence ATGACGACCAGTGTGTTCGTGATCTCCGACCTGCACTTCGGAGGCGCGGAAGGCTTCCGCATGTGCTCGAGCGACGCAGTGAAACGCCTCTCCGCGCTCGTGGACTGGATCGCACAGCAGCGCACGCCCGGGCGCGACGTCCACCTCGTGCTGAACGGGGATACGGTGGATTTCCTCGCGGAGAAGGACGCGGACGGGAAGTGGTCCGCTTTCACCGCCAGCGAAGACGACGCCGTCCGCAAGCTCGAGCAGATCCTCGGGGCGACCCGAGAGTTCTGGGTAGCACTCGCCCGGTTCGTCGCATCCAAGGGCGCACTGACGCTTGCGCTCGGCAATCACGACATCGAGCTGTCGCTGCCTCGCGTCCGCGCGCGACTGCTGAGCGAGGTCGCGCCCGAGGGCGGCCGTATCGCGTTTCTCCATGATAACGAGGCGTTTCGGCTCGGCAAGCTGCTCGTCGAGCATGGGAACCGCTACGACGGCTGGAACGTGGTCGACCATGATGCGCTGCGCCGTGTGCGCTCCGCCTTGTCACGCGCGCAGCCGCCCCAGGCGTTTCCCGCCCAGCCGGGAAGCGAAATGGTCGCGCGCGTAATGAACCCAATTAAGGCGACCTACGCGTTCGTCGACCTGCTGAAGCCGGAGACGTCCGCAGTCGCGCCGATCCTGGCGGTGCTGAACCCCGGCCTCTGGAAGATGACAGCCCGGTTCGTGCGCGACGCCGCTGCGGCCGCCAACAGGAGTGTGCATCTCCGCGCGGCGGGCCCCGCCGCGGACAGCGGCTACGTCGCCGCGCAAGTCGCGGCGGCGCCCGGCCCGGCGTTGCCTCCTAGCGAGGACGAGGGCATGCGCCTTGCCGACGAGCTGTCAACCGAGGCAGCGGCAGCATCCGACGGGAACATCGGCTTCATGCGCGACGTGAAAATCGAGCTGCTCCTGCGCGCGTTTCGGAACTGGCGCGAGAAGGATCGAATCAGTTTCGCGATCGACGACGAGTCGACCCAGTACCTCGATGCCGCGAACGCCCTGGCGAGCCGCGGGTTCGAGGTCGTCGTGTTCGGGCACACCCATCTTGCGAAGCGCATCGCGCTGCCGAATGGGGCCACGTACCTGAACTCCGGCACGTGGGCCGACGTGATGCGCATCCCGGACATCGTGTACGAGGGGGACGCCGCCGCAGGGCAGCGCGCGCTGCGCACCTGGCTCGACGAGCTGGAGCATAACCGGATCGATCGCTACCGCCGGATGGTGCCGACGTTCGTGCGCGTGGATCTCGAGCCGGACGGGAGGATCGCCGCGAACGACGTCCTGTTCTTCGACGGCCCCGCGAATGTCGAGCCGATCACCACCGCGGGCGTCATCGAACGGCTCGGCGTGAAGAACTTTTCTTGA